A portion of the Daphnia magna isolate NIES linkage group LG4, ASM2063170v1.1, whole genome shotgun sequence genome contains these proteins:
- the LOC116920061 gene encoding nuclear receptor coactivator 5 isoform X2 encodes MSFRRGRGVGNGRFAGGRDMDSGRGRGGGRDSGPPRGPDRLSNHTSDASMASARIFVGNLPTNDPRLTKELLEENFSQFGHIMDVKNVKSGKDGLPMPGNAGVGGGGGGSVGGGPDPGNYRDRSPIRRREFDMPMRGREPDMPPRGRDPEMLMRGGPPHRDLDRPSRDFDGREQRDWGRDQMDMMDPYHGDPYGMERERDMHPRDSFIPPLGDHRGNFGGGGPGPKPSGMNMANEVEIVVTAKTGPLRQYAERIESRIRAQGLAVDVLFPHEDIPIRQVLADLSSRGTLYGIVLSPINPEHGSITLNILFGQPEEHRNIPVEDAFALLSSSLQRYQQQQGGGGGGRGGLGGVEQRGGLMDSVASDSRGRGGMQMQAGLEPHHANMQTLINLLQENRPLTIVEYDRLIRYLSDRRDRQMAEEARGGGGGLAGSQPAYLLGGYSSGGAAQGGGGQDNPMELQQRILSILNSSAGGVGAGIVGAGPVPAPVPAPHLNSSALNASWNAGGDVSSSGQQQQRSGNDISAGHPDGQKGGGGGGGGGLADGLLPTGPNMLKHYNQSGPGGARQQQQDSSHRPMQSQQQPGGYYGMGKRF; translated from the exons ATGAGCTTTCGGCGTGGACGTGGTGTCGGTAATGGAAGATTTGCTGGTGGACGAGACATGGATAGTGGACGAGGAAGAGGTGGTGGCAGAGACAGTGGTCCACCAAGAGGACCGGACAGGCTTTCAAATCACACTTCAGATGCATCAATGGCCAGCGCCCGTATTTTTGTGGGAAACCTACCCACCAATGACCCTAGACTCACCAAGGAGTTGCTTGAAGAAAACTTCAGTCAATTTGGGCACATAATGG ATGTGAAAAATGTGAAATCTGGGAAAGATGGACTTCCAATGCCTGGCAATGCTGGGGTTGGTGGAGGAGGAGGTGGAAGTGTTGGTGGAGGCCCCGATCCCGGCAATTATCGAGATCGTTCACCAATCAGACGAAGAGAATTTGATATGCCTATGCGTGGAAGGGAACCAGATATGCCTCCCAGAGGACGAGATCCCGAAATGCTTATGCGCGGAGGTCCTCCTCACCGTGATTTGGATCGCCCATCTCGCGACTTTGACGGGAGAGAACAACGTGATTGGGGCAGAGACCAGATGGACATGATGGATCCCTACCATGGAGACCCCTACGGCATGGAACGTGAGCGAGATATGCATCCCAGAGACTCGTTTATTCCTCCGCTAGGAGACCACCGAGGAAATTTCGG TGGCGGTGGCCCAGGTCCGAAACCGAGCGGAATGAACATGGCCAATGAAGTCGAAATTGTCGTCACTGCTAAAACGGGCCCACTGAGACAGTATGCCGAACGCATCGAGAGCCGCATCCGAGCTCAAGGATTAGCCGTCGACGTTCTCTTTCCTCACGAGGATATTCCCATCCGGCAGGTGCTAGCCGACTTGTCTTCACGAGGCACACTCTACGGCATCGTCTTATCTCCCATCAACCCGGAGCACGGCAGCATCACGCTCAACATCCTATTCGGCCAGCCGGAAG AGCACCGGAATATTCCGGTGGAGGATGCTTTCGCACTGTTGTCGTCGTCCTTGCAGCGCTATCAACAGCAACAGGGTGGTGGTGGAGGAGGCCGTGGTGGTCTCGGCGGAGTGGAACAGCGCGGAGGTTTGATGGACTCGGTGGCCTCCGATTCCCGAGGCAGAGGCGGAATGCAGATGCAGGCCGGACTAGAGCCCCACCATGCCAACATGCAAACGCTCATCAATTTGTTGCAGGAGAATCGACCGTTGACCATCGTGGAATACGATCGTCTCATCCGCTATTTGAGCGACAGACGCGACCGACAGATGGCCGAAGAGGCCCGCGGTGGCGGCGGTGGTCTGGCCGGCAGCCAACCGGCTTATCTCCTTG GCGGATACTCTTCCGGTGGAGCTGCGCAGGGCGGTGGCGGACAAGACAATCCGATGGAGTTGCAACAGAGGATACTTAGCATTTTGAATTCGAGCGCGGGTGGGGTCGGGGCTGGCATTGTGGGCGCCGGTCCAGTTCCTGCCCCCGTTCCGGCTCCGCACCTCAACTCGTCGGCACTGAACGCGTCGTGGAACGCGGGCGGTGACGTCAGCTCGTCCGGACAGCAGCAACAGCGATCCGGCAACGATATTTCTGCTGGTCATCCTGACGGACAGAAAGGCGGCGGTGGTGGTGGCGGTGGTGGCCTGGCCGACGGCCTTTTACCCACCGGCCCTAACATGTTGAAGCATTACAACCAATCTGGACCGGGAGGCGCCagacaacaacagcaagacTCTTCTCACCGGCCCATGCAGTCACAACAACAGCCGGGCGGTTATTATGGCATGGGCAAACGCTTTTAG
- the LOC116920061 gene encoding nuclear receptor coactivator 5 isoform X1: protein MSFRRGRGVGNGRFAGGRDMDSGRGRGGGRDSGPPRGPDRLSNHTSDASMASARIFVGNLPTNDPRLTKELLEENFSQFGHIMGISILKGFGFIQYADEISAENAIRGAQNMEILAHRMDVKNVKSGKDGLPMPGNAGVGGGGGGSVGGGPDPGNYRDRSPIRRREFDMPMRGREPDMPPRGRDPEMLMRGGPPHRDLDRPSRDFDGREQRDWGRDQMDMMDPYHGDPYGMERERDMHPRDSFIPPLGDHRGNFGGGGPGPKPSGMNMANEVEIVVTAKTGPLRQYAERIESRIRAQGLAVDVLFPHEDIPIRQVLADLSSRGTLYGIVLSPINPEHGSITLNILFGQPEEHRNIPVEDAFALLSSSLQRYQQQQGGGGGGRGGLGGVEQRGGLMDSVASDSRGRGGMQMQAGLEPHHANMQTLINLLQENRPLTIVEYDRLIRYLSDRRDRQMAEEARGGGGGLAGSQPAYLLGGYSSGGAAQGGGGQDNPMELQQRILSILNSSAGGVGAGIVGAGPVPAPVPAPHLNSSALNASWNAGGDVSSSGQQQQRSGNDISAGHPDGQKGGGGGGGGGLADGLLPTGPNMLKHYNQSGPGGARQQQQDSSHRPMQSQQQPGGYYGMGKRF, encoded by the exons ATGAGCTTTCGGCGTGGACGTGGTGTCGGTAATGGAAGATTTGCTGGTGGACGAGACATGGATAGTGGACGAGGAAGAGGTGGTGGCAGAGACAGTGGTCCACCAAGAGGACCGGACAGGCTTTCAAATCACACTTCAGATGCATCAATGGCCAGCGCCCGTATTTTTGTGGGAAACCTACCCACCAATGACCCTAGACTCACCAAGGAGTTGCTTGAAGAAAACTTCAGTCAATTTGGGCACATAATGG GCATATCCATTCTGAAAGGCTTTGGATTCATCCAATACgctgatgaaatcagtgcAGAGAATGCCATTAGGGGAGCTCAGAACATGGAAATCCTTGCTCACCGAATGG ATGTGAAAAATGTGAAATCTGGGAAAGATGGACTTCCAATGCCTGGCAATGCTGGGGTTGGTGGAGGAGGAGGTGGAAGTGTTGGTGGAGGCCCCGATCCCGGCAATTATCGAGATCGTTCACCAATCAGACGAAGAGAATTTGATATGCCTATGCGTGGAAGGGAACCAGATATGCCTCCCAGAGGACGAGATCCCGAAATGCTTATGCGCGGAGGTCCTCCTCACCGTGATTTGGATCGCCCATCTCGCGACTTTGACGGGAGAGAACAACGTGATTGGGGCAGAGACCAGATGGACATGATGGATCCCTACCATGGAGACCCCTACGGCATGGAACGTGAGCGAGATATGCATCCCAGAGACTCGTTTATTCCTCCGCTAGGAGACCACCGAGGAAATTTCGG TGGCGGTGGCCCAGGTCCGAAACCGAGCGGAATGAACATGGCCAATGAAGTCGAAATTGTCGTCACTGCTAAAACGGGCCCACTGAGACAGTATGCCGAACGCATCGAGAGCCGCATCCGAGCTCAAGGATTAGCCGTCGACGTTCTCTTTCCTCACGAGGATATTCCCATCCGGCAGGTGCTAGCCGACTTGTCTTCACGAGGCACACTCTACGGCATCGTCTTATCTCCCATCAACCCGGAGCACGGCAGCATCACGCTCAACATCCTATTCGGCCAGCCGGAAG AGCACCGGAATATTCCGGTGGAGGATGCTTTCGCACTGTTGTCGTCGTCCTTGCAGCGCTATCAACAGCAACAGGGTGGTGGTGGAGGAGGCCGTGGTGGTCTCGGCGGAGTGGAACAGCGCGGAGGTTTGATGGACTCGGTGGCCTCCGATTCCCGAGGCAGAGGCGGAATGCAGATGCAGGCCGGACTAGAGCCCCACCATGCCAACATGCAAACGCTCATCAATTTGTTGCAGGAGAATCGACCGTTGACCATCGTGGAATACGATCGTCTCATCCGCTATTTGAGCGACAGACGCGACCGACAGATGGCCGAAGAGGCCCGCGGTGGCGGCGGTGGTCTGGCCGGCAGCCAACCGGCTTATCTCCTTG GCGGATACTCTTCCGGTGGAGCTGCGCAGGGCGGTGGCGGACAAGACAATCCGATGGAGTTGCAACAGAGGATACTTAGCATTTTGAATTCGAGCGCGGGTGGGGTCGGGGCTGGCATTGTGGGCGCCGGTCCAGTTCCTGCCCCCGTTCCGGCTCCGCACCTCAACTCGTCGGCACTGAACGCGTCGTGGAACGCGGGCGGTGACGTCAGCTCGTCCGGACAGCAGCAACAGCGATCCGGCAACGATATTTCTGCTGGTCATCCTGACGGACAGAAAGGCGGCGGTGGTGGTGGCGGTGGTGGCCTGGCCGACGGCCTTTTACCCACCGGCCCTAACATGTTGAAGCATTACAACCAATCTGGACCGGGAGGCGCCagacaacaacagcaagacTCTTCTCACCGGCCCATGCAGTCACAACAACAGCCGGGCGGTTATTATGGCATGGGCAAACGCTTTTAG
- the LOC116920060 gene encoding transcription initiation factor TFIID subunit 2 isoform X1 produces the protein MDKKIPKIKREKVPERDNDVSNSSSLSVSGPTIPQRPYKLAHQILSLTGINLQTKSVIGFVELTLLPQKEFRQVFLNAKQCRIYKITLNDNLELQFQYFDPTQEICSDSSTKSLEVFTPAHQEAVSSTDPDANLGELIIRIPSEAQHLMTEGRSLRIGIEFSLEQPAGGLHFVVPPGEGTLAERCAHMFSYGWENSARLWFPCIDSFSEVCTWKLEFTVDASMTAVSCGDLTEVVYTQDLRRKTFHYVLSMPTAAPNIGLAVGPFEILVDPYMQELTHFCLPPLMPFLRSTARYVHETFEFYEELLGTRYPYSFCKTVYVDVASNRDCSSFSTLSIMNMELLQSTPYLEQTYTSRNVISIAVAEQFYTCFLSRQGWNDAWLTQGISSYLSGLHMKKLFGNNEYRHWIHQELDEVIKYEEEVGGIILDASKPPGSAVPTSGGGQQPIRSPDSFHFWPHSAHTVTPRHARIMRKKAHLVLRMLELRIGQPLLIQVFNKQLSLAVQASQQKCQANQWGAMLISTATFAKAIFTVTGKDIGVFVDTWVRQGGHARFQLSFVFNRKRNTVELEIRQDAASGAQPARGLRRYVGPLVVALQELDGTFRHTLQIESSVAKNDLTCHSKSRRNKKKKIPLCTGEEVDMDLSAMDADSPVLWIRLDPDMSLLRAVEIAQPDYQWQYQLRHERDVTAQMEAVTALERFATPATRLALTDIIENENCFYKVRCDAAFCLAKVANGMVSSWAGPPAMLMIFRKLFGSFSCQHIVRQNNFANFQHYFLQKTIPVAMAQLRNALGVCPQEVLRFLLDLFKYNDNTKNRLSDCWYRGALIEALGNTASPVVAVVAQSASALTPESVTKETHQVLEEVARALNLEKLLPTYKFAVTVGCLRTIRKLQKCGQLPSKSDLFKSYAQYGQFHDVRVAALEALVELVKADSRMADWEFLLDIIESDPEPRIRHELLILLASNPPFERGRGSRLDTIPVMDRLWKLMNTELSHDAMLRNDIVDLYNCLYGRRKPPCLSGAMYQRVAEAPPTALESAEIPGLTHRDSLSHMDMEVSVPGSGFGEDGMSVASVEVVAGITKEVLVQQTVTDTESTTLDIGGFSDTSQSLPGLGVDILKKLKRKKEKKKHKHKHKHKHHREKKEKEKADKDRQKEDVTALSSESSGPPSPDMGLTF, from the exons ATGGACAAAAAAATACCCAAGATCAAACGAGAAAAGGTGCCGGAAAGAGACAATGATGTATCCAATTCGAGTTCTCTTAGCGTTTCTGGGCCGACAATTCCTCAACGGCCTTACAAATTAG CCCATCAAATATTGAGCTTAACAGGAATCAATCTTCAAACAAAGAGTGTTATT GGCTTCGTTGAATTGACATTACTCCCACAGAAAGAATTCCGTCAAGTATTTCTAAATGCCAAACAATGCAGAATATACAAAATCACCCTGAATGACAATCTTGAGCTCCAATTCCAATATTTTGATCCAACCCAAGAAATCTGCTCAGATTCATCTAC AAAAAGTCTTGAAGTGTTTACACCTGCACATCAGGAAGCTGTTTCTTCTACCGATCCTGATGCAAACTTGGGTGAACTTATTATCAGAATACCTTCAGAAGCACAACATTTGATGACAGAAGGCCGTTCTCTGAGAATTGGTATAGAATTCTCTCTGGAGCAACCTGCAGGTGGACTTCATTTTGTTGTGCCTCCTGGAGAAGGAACATTGGCTGAG CGATGTGCTCACATGTTTTCCTACGGCTGGGAAAATTCTGCACGCCTATGGTTTCCTTGCATTGACTCATTCTCAGAG GTCTGCACCTGGAAACTTGAATTCACCGTTGATGCGTCCATGACGGCTGTCTCGTGTGGTGACCTAACAGAGGTAGTTTACACGCAAGATCTTCGACGCAAAACATTTCACTATGTACTTTCCATGCCTACGGCGGCACCTAACATTGGATTGGCTGTCGG gccatttgaaattttggtgGATCCCTACATGCAAGAGTTGACGCATTTTTGCCTCCCTCCTCTGATGCCTTTTCTTCGTTCAACAGCTCGATACGTACACGAGACTTTTGAATTTTATGAAGAACTTCTTGGAACTCGGTATCCCTATTCATTCTGCAAGACTGTATACGTCGATGTAGCCTCcaa CAGAGACTGCAGTTCGTTTTCCACTCTATCGATCATGAACATGGAACTTTTGCAGTCCACTCCCTACCTGGAACAGACGTACACCTCACGAAATGTGATCTCAATTGCTGTTGCGGAACAGTTCTACACTTGTTTCCTATCCCGCCAGGGTTGGAATGATGCTTGGCTGACGCAAGGCATTTCGTCGTACTTGTCCGGCCTTCATATGAAGAAACTCTTTGGTAACAATGAATACCGACACTGGATTCATCAG GAACTTGATGAAGTTATTAAATACGAGGAAGAAGTTGGCGGAATCATTCTCGATGCCAGCAAGCCGCCTGGAAGTGCTGTTCCAACCTCGGGAGGTGGTCAACAGCCCATCCGCAGTCCGGAttcgtttcatttttggccTCATTCAGCTCACACTGTAACCCCGCGCCACGCCAGAATCATGCGTAAAAAGGCTCACCTGGTTTTGCGAATGCTGGAGTTGCGTATTGGCCAGCCGCTTTTGATCCAG gTGTTCAACAAACAACTCTCACTTGCCGTACAGGCATCGCAACAAAAATGCCAAGCCAACCAATGGGGAGCCATGTTGATATCGACTGCCACATTCGCAAAAGCTATTTTTACTGTGACCGGCAAAGATATTGGCGTCTTTGTTGATACTTGGGTCCGCCAAGGAGGTCACGCTCGATTCCAGTTGAGCTTTGTCTTCAACCGTAAAAG AAACACTGTGGAATTAGAGATTCGACAAGACGCAGCTAGCGGAGCGCAACCAGCTCGTGGTTTGCGAAGATACGTTGGTCCCCTTGTCGTGGCTTTACAAGAACTCGACGGTACGTTCCGTCACACGTTACAAATCGAATCATCTGTCGCCAAAAATGATCTCACGTGCCACTCGAAATCTCGtcgaaacaagaaaaaaaagattccatTATGCACTGGAGAAGAAGTCGACATGGATCTTTCCGCCATGGA CGCCGATTCACCGGTTTTATGGATACGTCTCGATCCCGACATGTCTCTACTGAGGGCGGTTGAAATCGCACAACCTGATTATCAATGGCAGTACCAGCTTCGTCATGAAAGAGATGTGACAGCTCAG ATGGAAGCCGTGACGGCATTGGAACGTTTTGCTACCCCAGCCACTCGTTTGGCGCTGACAGACATaatcgaaaatgaaaattgtttttacaAAGTTCGCTGTGATGCTGCATTCTGTCTGGCAAAA GTAGCAAATGGAATGGTGTCGAGTTGGGCAGGCCCTCCCGCTATGTTGATGATTTTTCGGAAACTTTTCGGTTCGTTTTCCTGCCAACACATTGTTCGCCAGAACAACTTTGCCAATTTTCAACACTATTTTTTACAAAAG ACTATCCCTGTGGCGATGGCACAACTCAGAAATGCCCTGGGTGTCTGCCCACAGGAAGTCTTGCGTTTCCTTTTAGATTTGTTCAAGTACAACGACAACACGAAAAATCGTCTGTCGGACTGTTGGTACCGAGGTGCTCTGATTGAAGCTTTGGGAAACACAGCCTCGCCCGTTGTTGCCGTTGTCGCACAGTCAGC GTCTGCGCTGACGCCAGAATCCGTGACGAAGGAGACGCACCAAGTACTGGAAGAGGTAGCCCGAGCTCTAAACTTGGAAAAGCTGTTACCTACCTACAAGTTTGCCGTGACCGTCGGTTGTCTACGGACCATCCGCAAGCTGCAAAAATGTGGCCAATTGCCAAGCAAGTCGGATCTGTTCAAGAGTTATGCTCAGTACGGACAGTTTCATG ATGTTCGCGTGGCAGCCCTGGAAGCTTTAGTAGAGTTGGTTAAAGCCGATTCCCGCATGGCTGATTGGGAGTTTCTTCTCGATATAATCGAAAGCGATCCCGAACCTAGAATTAGGCACGAATTGTTAATACTGCTGGCCAGCAATCCACCATTCGAACGTGGTAGAGGTAGTCGTTTGGACACGATTCCCGTCATGGATCGATTGTGGAAACTTATGAA CACCGAATTATCACACGATGCAATGCTTCGTAATGACATCGTTGACCTTTATAATTGCCTGTACGGCCGTCGAAAGCCACCGTGTCTGTCAGGTGCCATGTACCAAAGAGTGGCCGAGGCTCCACCAACCGCCTTGGAGAGTGCCGAAATACCTGGATTGACCCATCGC GATAGCTTATCTCACATGGATATGGAAGTTAGCGTTCCAGGTTCGGGATTCGGCGAAGATGGAATGTCTGTCGCGTCTGTGGAAGTTGTGGCGGGCATAACCAAG GAAGTCTTGGTTCAACAAACAGTTACCGACACAGAGTCCACTACGTTGGATATTGGCGGCTTTTCAGACACATCGCAATCTCTGCCCGGATTGGGTGTTGATATTCTTAAAAAG TTGAaacgaaagaaggagaagaaaaagcaCAAGCATAAACACAAACACAAGCATCATcgcgagaaaaaagaaaaagaaaaagccgaTAAAGACCGACAAAAGGAAGACGTGACGGCATTGAGTTCCGAAAGTTCGGGTCCTCCTTCACCTGATATGGGGCTCACTTTTTAA
- the LOC116920060 gene encoding transcription initiation factor TFIID subunit 2 isoform X2: MDKKIPKIKREKVPERDNDVSNSSSLSVSGPTIPQRPYKLAHQILSLTGINLQTKSVIGFVELTLLPQKEFRQVFLNAKQCRIYKITLNDNLELQFQYFDPTQEICSDSSTKSLEVFTPAHQEAVSSTDPDANLGELIIRIPSEAQHLMTEGRSLRIGIEFSLEQPAGGLHFVVPPGEGTLAERCAHMFSYGWENSARLWFPCIDSFSEVCTWKLEFTVDASMTAVSCGDLTEVVYTQDLRRKTFHYVLSMPTAAPNIGLAVGPFEILVDPYMQELTHFCLPPLMPFLRSTARYVHETFEFYEELLGTRYPYSFCKTVYVDVASKDCSSFSTLSIMNMELLQSTPYLEQTYTSRNVISIAVAEQFYTCFLSRQGWNDAWLTQGISSYLSGLHMKKLFGNNEYRHWIHQELDEVIKYEEEVGGIILDASKPPGSAVPTSGGGQQPIRSPDSFHFWPHSAHTVTPRHARIMRKKAHLVLRMLELRIGQPLLIQVFNKQLSLAVQASQQKCQANQWGAMLISTATFAKAIFTVTGKDIGVFVDTWVRQGGHARFQLSFVFNRKRNTVELEIRQDAASGAQPARGLRRYVGPLVVALQELDGTFRHTLQIESSVAKNDLTCHSKSRRNKKKKIPLCTGEEVDMDLSAMDADSPVLWIRLDPDMSLLRAVEIAQPDYQWQYQLRHERDVTAQMEAVTALERFATPATRLALTDIIENENCFYKVRCDAAFCLAKVANGMVSSWAGPPAMLMIFRKLFGSFSCQHIVRQNNFANFQHYFLQKTIPVAMAQLRNALGVCPQEVLRFLLDLFKYNDNTKNRLSDCWYRGALIEALGNTASPVVAVVAQSASALTPESVTKETHQVLEEVARALNLEKLLPTYKFAVTVGCLRTIRKLQKCGQLPSKSDLFKSYAQYGQFHDVRVAALEALVELVKADSRMADWEFLLDIIESDPEPRIRHELLILLASNPPFERGRGSRLDTIPVMDRLWKLMNTELSHDAMLRNDIVDLYNCLYGRRKPPCLSGAMYQRVAEAPPTALESAEIPGLTHRDSLSHMDMEVSVPGSGFGEDGMSVASVEVVAGITKEVLVQQTVTDTESTTLDIGGFSDTSQSLPGLGVDILKKLKRKKEKKKHKHKHKHKHHREKKEKEKADKDRQKEDVTALSSESSGPPSPDMGLTF; encoded by the exons ATGGACAAAAAAATACCCAAGATCAAACGAGAAAAGGTGCCGGAAAGAGACAATGATGTATCCAATTCGAGTTCTCTTAGCGTTTCTGGGCCGACAATTCCTCAACGGCCTTACAAATTAG CCCATCAAATATTGAGCTTAACAGGAATCAATCTTCAAACAAAGAGTGTTATT GGCTTCGTTGAATTGACATTACTCCCACAGAAAGAATTCCGTCAAGTATTTCTAAATGCCAAACAATGCAGAATATACAAAATCACCCTGAATGACAATCTTGAGCTCCAATTCCAATATTTTGATCCAACCCAAGAAATCTGCTCAGATTCATCTAC AAAAAGTCTTGAAGTGTTTACACCTGCACATCAGGAAGCTGTTTCTTCTACCGATCCTGATGCAAACTTGGGTGAACTTATTATCAGAATACCTTCAGAAGCACAACATTTGATGACAGAAGGCCGTTCTCTGAGAATTGGTATAGAATTCTCTCTGGAGCAACCTGCAGGTGGACTTCATTTTGTTGTGCCTCCTGGAGAAGGAACATTGGCTGAG CGATGTGCTCACATGTTTTCCTACGGCTGGGAAAATTCTGCACGCCTATGGTTTCCTTGCATTGACTCATTCTCAGAG GTCTGCACCTGGAAACTTGAATTCACCGTTGATGCGTCCATGACGGCTGTCTCGTGTGGTGACCTAACAGAGGTAGTTTACACGCAAGATCTTCGACGCAAAACATTTCACTATGTACTTTCCATGCCTACGGCGGCACCTAACATTGGATTGGCTGTCGG gccatttgaaattttggtgGATCCCTACATGCAAGAGTTGACGCATTTTTGCCTCCCTCCTCTGATGCCTTTTCTTCGTTCAACAGCTCGATACGTACACGAGACTTTTGAATTTTATGAAGAACTTCTTGGAACTCGGTATCCCTATTCATTCTGCAAGACTGTATACGTCGATGTAGCCTCcaa AGACTGCAGTTCGTTTTCCACTCTATCGATCATGAACATGGAACTTTTGCAGTCCACTCCCTACCTGGAACAGACGTACACCTCACGAAATGTGATCTCAATTGCTGTTGCGGAACAGTTCTACACTTGTTTCCTATCCCGCCAGGGTTGGAATGATGCTTGGCTGACGCAAGGCATTTCGTCGTACTTGTCCGGCCTTCATATGAAGAAACTCTTTGGTAACAATGAATACCGACACTGGATTCATCAG GAACTTGATGAAGTTATTAAATACGAGGAAGAAGTTGGCGGAATCATTCTCGATGCCAGCAAGCCGCCTGGAAGTGCTGTTCCAACCTCGGGAGGTGGTCAACAGCCCATCCGCAGTCCGGAttcgtttcatttttggccTCATTCAGCTCACACTGTAACCCCGCGCCACGCCAGAATCATGCGTAAAAAGGCTCACCTGGTTTTGCGAATGCTGGAGTTGCGTATTGGCCAGCCGCTTTTGATCCAG gTGTTCAACAAACAACTCTCACTTGCCGTACAGGCATCGCAACAAAAATGCCAAGCCAACCAATGGGGAGCCATGTTGATATCGACTGCCACATTCGCAAAAGCTATTTTTACTGTGACCGGCAAAGATATTGGCGTCTTTGTTGATACTTGGGTCCGCCAAGGAGGTCACGCTCGATTCCAGTTGAGCTTTGTCTTCAACCGTAAAAG AAACACTGTGGAATTAGAGATTCGACAAGACGCAGCTAGCGGAGCGCAACCAGCTCGTGGTTTGCGAAGATACGTTGGTCCCCTTGTCGTGGCTTTACAAGAACTCGACGGTACGTTCCGTCACACGTTACAAATCGAATCATCTGTCGCCAAAAATGATCTCACGTGCCACTCGAAATCTCGtcgaaacaagaaaaaaaagattccatTATGCACTGGAGAAGAAGTCGACATGGATCTTTCCGCCATGGA CGCCGATTCACCGGTTTTATGGATACGTCTCGATCCCGACATGTCTCTACTGAGGGCGGTTGAAATCGCACAACCTGATTATCAATGGCAGTACCAGCTTCGTCATGAAAGAGATGTGACAGCTCAG ATGGAAGCCGTGACGGCATTGGAACGTTTTGCTACCCCAGCCACTCGTTTGGCGCTGACAGACATaatcgaaaatgaaaattgtttttacaAAGTTCGCTGTGATGCTGCATTCTGTCTGGCAAAA GTAGCAAATGGAATGGTGTCGAGTTGGGCAGGCCCTCCCGCTATGTTGATGATTTTTCGGAAACTTTTCGGTTCGTTTTCCTGCCAACACATTGTTCGCCAGAACAACTTTGCCAATTTTCAACACTATTTTTTACAAAAG ACTATCCCTGTGGCGATGGCACAACTCAGAAATGCCCTGGGTGTCTGCCCACAGGAAGTCTTGCGTTTCCTTTTAGATTTGTTCAAGTACAACGACAACACGAAAAATCGTCTGTCGGACTGTTGGTACCGAGGTGCTCTGATTGAAGCTTTGGGAAACACAGCCTCGCCCGTTGTTGCCGTTGTCGCACAGTCAGC GTCTGCGCTGACGCCAGAATCCGTGACGAAGGAGACGCACCAAGTACTGGAAGAGGTAGCCCGAGCTCTAAACTTGGAAAAGCTGTTACCTACCTACAAGTTTGCCGTGACCGTCGGTTGTCTACGGACCATCCGCAAGCTGCAAAAATGTGGCCAATTGCCAAGCAAGTCGGATCTGTTCAAGAGTTATGCTCAGTACGGACAGTTTCATG ATGTTCGCGTGGCAGCCCTGGAAGCTTTAGTAGAGTTGGTTAAAGCCGATTCCCGCATGGCTGATTGGGAGTTTCTTCTCGATATAATCGAAAGCGATCCCGAACCTAGAATTAGGCACGAATTGTTAATACTGCTGGCCAGCAATCCACCATTCGAACGTGGTAGAGGTAGTCGTTTGGACACGATTCCCGTCATGGATCGATTGTGGAAACTTATGAA CACCGAATTATCACACGATGCAATGCTTCGTAATGACATCGTTGACCTTTATAATTGCCTGTACGGCCGTCGAAAGCCACCGTGTCTGTCAGGTGCCATGTACCAAAGAGTGGCCGAGGCTCCACCAACCGCCTTGGAGAGTGCCGAAATACCTGGATTGACCCATCGC GATAGCTTATCTCACATGGATATGGAAGTTAGCGTTCCAGGTTCGGGATTCGGCGAAGATGGAATGTCTGTCGCGTCTGTGGAAGTTGTGGCGGGCATAACCAAG GAAGTCTTGGTTCAACAAACAGTTACCGACACAGAGTCCACTACGTTGGATATTGGCGGCTTTTCAGACACATCGCAATCTCTGCCCGGATTGGGTGTTGATATTCTTAAAAAG TTGAaacgaaagaaggagaagaaaaagcaCAAGCATAAACACAAACACAAGCATCATcgcgagaaaaaagaaaaagaaaaagccgaTAAAGACCGACAAAAGGAAGACGTGACGGCATTGAGTTCCGAAAGTTCGGGTCCTCCTTCACCTGATATGGGGCTCACTTTTTAA